Part of the Staphylococcus succinus genome, TAACTTGTCGGTCATGAATTAGATAACTAATAGAATTCCCTTGTTGAGCGAGATTCGTAAATTGTTCTTTATTATAATCAAAATTGCTTTTATCGAGATAAGAAACATTCACTATTTTGAGTTTTTTATTATCAACTGTGCCTTCTAAGCCTACACCTGGAATATTATTAACTTCTTGAGGAGTAGCATATGAAATATTTTTGCCTTTAGCAAAATCAACAATACCAGTGGCAAGTGGATGATTAGAGTTACTTTCTAATGAAGTAAATAGACTCAATATTTCTTCATTATTTAGCTCGTTCGTAAAACTTTCATAGTGATTCACTGAAAAGTTACCTTCAGTAAGTGTCCCAGTTTTATCCATCATGATGTAATCAATGTGTTGTGCGATTTCTACAGATTCTCTGTTTTTTATGATTAAACCATTATGTGCGCCTATAGAAGTAGAACGTGCTGTAACTAAAGGTATTGCCAATCCCAATGCATGAGGACAAGCAATAACTAATACGGTTACAAGTCGTTCGAGTGCGAAATCAACGTTATTTTGAATAAGCATCCATACAATAAATGAAATCAGCCCAATTCCTACGGCAAAGTAAAACAAATAACCTGCGACTTTATCCGAGAGGAGTTCAGCTTTTGACTTATCGTTTTGCGCTTGGTTAACAAGACCCATAACTTGAGATAGGTAGCCGTTTTCACCCGTAGCTGTCACTTTAACTTGTACTGTGCCTGAACCATTAATTGAACCCCCAATAACATCATCATTATGAGTTTTATGAACTTTTTTTGATTCGCCAGTAACTAATGATTCATCAATTGATGTTTCTCCTTGAACAATGATTCCGTCTGTGGGTATACTTTCGCCTGCTCTGACTTCCACAATATCGTCAATATAAATATCTGATATTTTAACTTCTTCTCGTTGATTATTATCAATCAGTTTCACTGCAGTATTAGGTAAAAGTTCTGCCATTTTCTTCAGTGCATTGCCTGCATTACCTACTGCGTTCATTTCAATCCAATGACCTAATAACATGATTAAAATTAAAGTCGCTAATTCCCAGAAAAAGTCCATTGTATGTGTGGATGAACCACTGAAATTATTCATATAAAAGGCGTATAAACTATAAATATAAGCAACTGAAATACCTAGAGCAACAAGCGTCATCATTCCAGGTTTTTTAGTTGAAATTTCATCTTTAGCCCCTGATAAAAATGGCTTTCCTCCATAAAAGAATAAAATAGTAGCAAGAATTAATACAATCCAATCTGACCCTGTAAATGAAAATTGAAACGGTAATTTAACCCCCATCATGGGTGATAAAATAATAATCGGTATCGCAAAAATCAAAGAAATAAAGAATTTACTTTTAAAATTCCCATGATGATGATGTGCATGATCGCCATGACTAGCGTGATTCTCATGTTCTTGATGGCTATGATTCTCATGATTTTGATGTTTTTCATTATTCGGCAAAATAAAACCTCCTAATTTTATATTTTTAGAGATAGTAATAAGATAATGTGAGTATAACATATACCCCCTGGACGTATATATTATTTAGTATTTTTTATTTTTCAGCGTTCAGAAAATTTGATAGCCATTTAAATAGAAACTTTAGTCTTGGTTTGTCCATCGCCAAAGAAATTGTGGCATTGCATGGGGGAATATTGAAGTTGAGAGCAAACTAGGCAAAGGCGCTGGTTTTATACTTGATATCCTGATTATCATTATGACTGTGGTAAACCGACGTCCAAGAGGTATATTCATATTGCTGGGTTAAATTGCTGTGTTTCCAGGCACATACTTATTTTATATTCGTTTCTTTAGTTGCAAGAAATAAAAACGTGGCACATGGGGGCTTTATCTCCAATGTGCCACTCCTTATATTATTTGGTTTTGTTTACGCGATTTCTTTACAAGCTTCTACACATTTAAAGCACGTCTCTGCACAATTTTGACAATGGTCATGGTTATGCTTCTGACATTCATTACCACATGCTCCGCATACTTTGGCGCATATTGTCGCCAAATCAGAAGCAAATGGTGAATTTCTTGTTAGCGATTGTTCTAAAAATGCACAGATGTCTGCGCATTCACGATCCAGACGGATGCACTCTGCCATCATTGTCATGTCTTTTTCCTTCAAACAGGCATCGTAACAATGATTACACGCTTCCATACATTCATGTAGCGTTTGAACCAGATTGTAATATTGTTTATCAGTCATTTGATACACCTCCAATGAAATCTAAATCTCTTAAATTAATTCCCATTCTATTTAGTAAATAAACCGATAATTGCTGAACTCCATAGAAACTGCGCAGGATTTTAATATCAAATGTACTTCTCTTAATATTTTCTTTCTTTTTTAATTCTGTATATAGTTTGCCTTGTTATACCGACTTTTTTAGCTATCTTACTAATTGACATTTCTTTATTCAGTAGTTCAACAATACGATAATAAACAAGTCTTTTTTGAGGGTCTTTAGCATCGGGAGAATACAGAACAGGTCTTCCTTTATAAATACCTTTTTCTTTGACTACTTTAATACCTTGAGCTTGTCGACGTTTACTTTCATTTCTTTCTTGTTCTGAAATCATTGCCAATATTTGAATGATTAAATCTTTCATAAACTTATCTAGTAATGGATTACCAATCACTTCATTCATCATGGGTAAACTCGTTATCATTAATTG contains:
- the copB gene encoding copper-translocating P-type ATPase CopB, which produces MPNNEKHQNHENHSHQEHENHASHGDHAHHHHGNFKSKFFISLIFAIPIIILSPMMGVKLPFQFSFTGSDWIVLILATILFFYGGKPFLSGAKDEISTKKPGMMTLVALGISVAYIYSLYAFYMNNFSGSSTHTMDFFWELATLILIMLLGHWIEMNAVGNAGNALKKMAELLPNTAVKLIDNNQREEVKISDIYIDDIVEVRAGESIPTDGIIVQGETSIDESLVTGESKKVHKTHNDDVIGGSINGSGTVQVKVTATGENGYLSQVMGLVNQAQNDKSKAELLSDKVAGYLFYFAVGIGLISFIVWMLIQNNVDFALERLVTVLVIACPHALGLAIPLVTARSTSIGAHNGLIIKNRESVEIAQHIDYIMMDKTGTLTEGNFSVNHYESFTNELNNEEILSLFTSLESNSNHPLATGIVDFAKGKNISYATPQEVNNIPGVGLEGTVDNKKLKIVNVSYLDKSNFDYNKEQFTNLAQQGNSISYLIHDRQVIGIIAQGDKIKESSKQMVSDLLSRNITPVMLTGDNKEVAQTVAEELGISDVHAQLMPEDKESIIQDYQSNGSKIMMVGDGINDAPSLIRADIGMAIGAGTDVAVESGDVILVKSNPSDIINFLSLSKNTMKKMVQNLWWGAGYNVIAVPLAAGILASIGLILSPAVGAILMSLSTIIVAINAFTLKLK
- a CDS encoding four-helix bundle copper-binding protein, which codes for MTDKQYYNLVQTLHECMEACNHCYDACLKEKDMTMMAECIRLDRECADICAFLEQSLTRNSPFASDLATICAKVCGACGNECQKHNHDHCQNCAETCFKCVEACKEIA
- a CDS encoding recombinase family protein, which codes for MIVGYARVSTVDQNLDRQIENLQSFGAEKIFTEKQSGKSIENRPVFQEVLNFLRMGDRLIIESIDRLGRNYDEIIQTVNYLKDKEVQLMITSLPMMNEVIGNPLLDKFMKDLIIQILAMISEQERNESKRRQAQGIKVVKEKGIYKGRPVLYSPDAKDPQKRLVYYRIVELLNKEMSISKIAKKVGITRQTIYRIKKERKY